GCTCCTGGAGATACCAGGAGACGTGTTTACGCGCAATTCGGTACCCTTTTGCCTGACCGTAGTGGTCATGCAGTTCCCGAACATGCGAACAAAGCAAGCGCTTAACCTCTGCCAGAGGCAGCGGGGCAAGCAGCTCCCCAGTGTCCAGATAATGCTGGATTTCCCGGAAGATCCAGGGTCTTCCCTGAGCTGCACGTCCTATCATCAGAGCATCAGCTCCCGTATAGTCGAGTACAGCCCTGGCTTTAAGCGGGTCAGTTATGTCGCCATTCGCGATAATCGGAATGGAAACTTTCTGCTTAACTGCCCGAATGCTGTCGTATTCAGCTTCACCGTTGAACAAACAGGCGCGAGTGCGTCCATGGATGGTCAGGGCCTGAATGCCACAGTCTTCGGCCAGTTGGGCAATCTCTACACAGTTACGGTGTTCCGGCGACCAACCCGTGCGAATCTTCAACGTAACAGGAACGTCCACCGCGCTGACAACCGCCGTCAGGATAGCTTTCACCTGGTCGGGGTATTGCAGAAGGGCTGAACCTGCAAGCTTGCGATTCACCTTTTTGGCCGGGCACCCCATATTGATATCAATAATCTGGGCACCACTTTCCACGTTAATCCGCGCGGCATCTGCCATCTCTTCAGGCACGCTTCCGGCAATTTGCACGGTGCGGATACCTGGTTCATCAACGTGCACCATCCGAAGGCGGGATTTATCGCTTTCCCAAACCTGCGGGTTAGACGACATCATCTCGGATACGGTTAAACCGGCTCCCATCTCATAGCACAGCGTCCTGAACGGCCGGTCTGTAATACCTGCCATTGGGGCTGCGATCAGGCGATTTCTAAGCTGGTGGTGTCCGATGCGCATGAGTTAAGAAATGACCATACTGTGACTGCAAGGCGGCGTATATTACGCATTTTTTGCACGAGATGAAAGGCCAAACTTTGAACAATCCACTGTTGTAGATCAAGGAATCGCCGCCCAATCTTCCCGTTAAAAATTATTCATTATTTAAATCATTAAGTTATATGGTAAT
This region of Enterobacter asburiae genomic DNA includes:
- the dusB gene encoding tRNA dihydrouridine synthase DusB: MRIGHHQLRNRLIAAPMAGITDRPFRTLCYEMGAGLTVSEMMSSNPQVWESDKSRLRMVHVDEPGIRTVQIAGSVPEEMADAARINVESGAQIIDINMGCPAKKVNRKLAGSALLQYPDQVKAILTAVVSAVDVPVTLKIRTGWSPEHRNCVEIAQLAEDCGIQALTIHGRTRACLFNGEAEYDSIRAVKQKVSIPIIANGDITDPLKARAVLDYTGADALMIGRAAQGRPWIFREIQHYLDTGELLAPLPLAEVKRLLCSHVRELHDHYGQAKGYRIARKHVSWYLQEHAPDDQFRRTFNAIEDASVQLEALEAYFENLA